The DNA segment ggggggggtgccgCAATGCATTGTGGGATGCTGGGGGCCTTAAAGTGACCCCCCCCATAGATCCTGACCTGCAAAGAGCTCAAGATGGAGATAGAGCCCAAGGACAAGGTAACCCGGGCGGAGGGGTCgtcatccatcccataatatccctatggggaggtggggatgggggggccctaatccatcccataatactcTATAGGCATTACCCTATTGTATCTTATGGGGATGGGTCTGGACCATTCCATTCCCCATTGGGGGGGGTCTATTCCcttccatcccataataccccatggggagggggggattaCCTCCGtaccctatagcaccctataggAGCGGATCttctccatcccataataccctgTGGGGGGGTCCTTATCCATCCCGTAATACCCTATAGGCATTACCCCATTGTACCCTATGGGGATGGGTCTGGACCATTCCATTCCCCACTGGGGGGGGTCTATTCCCTTCCACCCCATAATACCCCACGGGTAGGGGGGGATTCCCTCTAtaccctatagccccctataggGGGggggtcccttccatcccataatacccccccctccatcccataaTAGGTGGATCGGACCAAGCAGCGGATGAAGGagctccccccccacccccagcgCCTCCTCCACGTCCCCAATCCCACGTGATGGGGCGTGGCTCGGGCCCGGCCAATCAGCCCTGGGGGCGTGGCTCGGGCCCGGCCAATCAGCCCTGGGGGCGTGGCTCGGGCCCGGCCAATCAGCGccgggggcggggcttggggcTGGACCAATCAGAGCCCTGCCCCCTTATTCATCTGAGGCAGCTACGCCACGCCCCCTTCGGTAGGCGGGGCTTAATGGGTCACGTGTCAAGGGGGGGTAAAGGGGCGTGGCTTAGcgctggctccgccccctctcCAGGCCCCCGCCCGCTGCCGCAGCCCCGCCCCGTGAACGTCGTGCGTGGTGACGTCAGAGACCAGGACGATGCGTGGCCCGGATGGGAGGTGGGAGGGACCATTATGGCGGCGGGGGGGGGTAATTGAGAGTCTATGGGGGTAaataggggtctatgggggtaaataggggtctatgggggtaatTAATGGTCCGGGGGGGTAATTAATGGTCGGGGGGGGTAATTAGGACTAATTAGAGCCATTAATTGCCCCGTTGTCCCCTCAGTTCGGTCCCGATCCCGACCTGCTGATGGGTGAGTCCGAGCCGCCTATTGCCCTATACAGAGCTAAGCCCCGCCCCTGCCGCCCTCCTATTGGTCCGTGCCCTGGGAGCTCGCACGCTATTGGCTGAGCGGCCCGGGGACTACGAGCCCCGTGGTCCCCCTGCGCGGCGCCATCTTGGCTGGGGGGGTCGGAAGTGGGAGGGGCGGTGGGGGCGTCACTTCCGGTTCCGGGAGCGGAGTGGACGGAGGGGGAGAGGGCAGGATGCTGATCAAAGTgaaggtgggaatgggaatgaatgggaatgaatgggattgaatgggatgggaatgggaatgaatgggattgaatgggatgggaatgggatttaatgggatttaatgggattgaatgggatttaatgggatttaatgggattgaatgggaatgggatgggaatgggatgggaatgggattgaatgggatgggaatgggatgggaatgggatttaatgggatgggaatgggatttaatgggatttaatgggatgggaatgggatttaatgggatttaatgggattgaatgggaatgggatgggaatgggatgggaatgggattgaatgggatgggaatgggatgggggggttgCCGCGGTGCATTGTGGGATGCTGGGGGCCTGACACTGACCCCCCTATAGACGCTGACAGGCAAAGAGATCGAAATCGATATAGAGCCAACAGACAAGGTAACgtccatcccataatatccctatggggagggggggggggtcgtcatccatcccataatatccctatggggaggtgggggggggtcTTTATCTGTCCCATAATATCCTATGGGGTTTTTTATCTATCACATAATACTCTATAGGGGTCTCATCCATCCCATATTACTCTATGGGCATTACCTCATTGTACTCTATGGGGATGGGTTTGGACCATTCCATTCCCCATCATGGGGGGGGTCTGTTCTcttccatcccataataccccatggggagggggggattcCTTTTCtaccctatagcaccctataggAGGGGATCTTCTCTATCCCATaatatccatcccataataccctaTAGGCATTACCCTATTGTATCTTATGGGGATGGGTCTGGACCATTCCATTCCCCATTATGGGGGGGGTTCTATTCCcttccatcccataataccccatggggagggggggattcCCTCTGtaccctatagcaccctataggAGGGGATCttctccatcccataataccctgTGGGGGGGGTCCTaatccatcccataatactcTATAGGCACTACCCCATTGTACTCtatggggatgggtttgggcCGTTCCATTCCCCATCATGGGGGGGGTCTGTTCTcttccatcccataataccccatggggagggggggattcTCTCTGtaccctatagcaccctatggGGGGGTTccctccatcccataatacctTTTGGGGGGGGTCCATCCATCCTATAGTATTCTATAGGCATTACCCCATTGTACTCTATGGGGATGGGTTGGACCATTCCATTccccattggggggggggggtctgttCCACCCCATAATACCCCACGGGGAAGGGGGGATTCCCTCTGtaccctatagccccctataggGGGgggtcccctccatcccataatacccccccctccatcccataaTAGGTGGAGCGCATCAAGGAGCGGGTGGAAGAGAAGGAGGGAatccccccccagcagcagcgGCTCATCTATAGCGGCAAGCAGATGTGAGGGGCGGGGCCTGTGCGGCCGGCCAATCAGCGACGGGCATGGGGGgcgagggggcggggcctgtggggtggggctatgggggtctatgggggtataGGGtggatctatgggggtctatggggctatggggtggatctatggggctctatggggctatagggtggatctgtgggggtctatggggatatAGGGtggatctatgggggtctatggggctatgggttggatctatggggctatggggtggatCTATGGGGTTATAgggtggctatggggctatagggtgGGTTTATGAGACTCTGTGGGGCTATGGGAtggatctatgggtctctatggggctataggaTGGatctatggatctctatggggctatagggtgggtctatgggtctctatggggctatagggtgGATCTATGAGGCTCTGTGGGGCTATGGGTTGGATCTATGGAGCTCTATGGTGCTATAGGGTgaatctatggggctctgtggggctatgggatggttctatggggctatagggtggatctatgggtctctatggggctatagggtcGATCTATGTGGCTCTTTGGGGCTATAGggtgggtctatggggctataggatggatctatgggtctctatggggctatgggttggatctatgggtctctatggggctatagggtggatctatgggtctctatggggctatagggtgGGTCTacgggtctctatggggctatggggtgggtctatgggtctctatggggctatagggtgGATCTGTGGGGCTATAGGGtgggtctatgggtctctatggggctatagggtggatctatgggtctctatggggctatggggtggatctatgggtctgtatggggcTGCTCCCCATAGGAACGATGAGAAGACAGCCGCTGACTACAAGATCCAGGGGGGCTCCGTCCTCCATCTTGTCCTGgccctgcggggggggggggcggggccccaTTAGCCCCTCCCCTTGACCCCACCCCCTTTGTGGGCGGGGCTTAAGTTCCCCCTTCAACCCCATTGGTTCCCTttgtacccccccccccccattggttGGTTATGTAATAAAGGTTGTTGATGACGTCATAGTGACGTCATTGTGACGCCATTGGTGCGGTCGCGTTGTCATTGCCCTTTTAAGGGCATTGGGGGCGTGACCTCCGTGCCCCTTTAATGCCATTGCCCCTTTAAGAGTCTCTATGAGTCCCTATGGGgccctatgtgtctctatggggctctatggggtctctatgggtccctatggggctctatgtgtctctatgggtctctatgtgtctctatgagTCCCTATGGGgccctatgtgtctctatgggtctctatggggctctatgtgtctctatggggtctctatgggtccctatggggccctatgtgtctctatggggctctatggggctctatgtgtctctatggggtctctatgggtccctatggggccctatgtgtctctatggggctctatggggctctatgtgtct comes from the Melopsittacus undulatus isolate bMelUnd1 chromosome 30, bMelUnd1.mat.Z, whole genome shotgun sequence genome and includes:
- the NEDD8 gene encoding NEDD8 is translated as MLIKVKTLTGKEIEIDIEPTDKVERIKERVEEKEGIPPQQQRLIYSGKQMNDEKTAADYKIQGGSVLHLVLALRGGGAGPH